A window from Manduca sexta isolate Smith_Timp_Sample1 chromosome 24, JHU_Msex_v1.0, whole genome shotgun sequence encodes these proteins:
- the LOC115443909 gene encoding aldehyde dehydrogenase X, mitochondrial codes for MAKVEVKYTKLFINNEWVDAVSKKTFPTINPQDESVIVQVAEGDKADIDLAVAAAKKAFHRYSEWRVMDASQRGRLLLKLADLMERDAKYLGELETLDNGKPVKQAEGEVLWSAGIIRYYAGKADKILGNTIPADGEVLTFTMREPVGVCGQILPWNYPIPMFVWKIGPALAAGCTVVLKPAEQTPLTALAMAALLKEAGIPAGVVNVVPGYGPTAGAALTHHPDVDKVAFTGSTEVGRIIMQAASAVNLKRVTLELGGKSPLVVFNDADVEKAAQIAHNAAFANAGQCCVAGTRTYVQSGIYDKFIQKAAEIAKKRKVGNPYTDVEQGPQIDDEMFNKVMGYIDAGKKGGARCIAGGEREGKVGYFIQPTVFADVKDDMKIAREEIFGPVQSILKFETFEEVVDRANNSNYGLGAGVITNDINTALAFIKHVRAGSMWVNTYEHVAPQTPFGGFRDSGIGRELGEDGIQQYLETKTVSFSLPKKPLI; via the exons ATGGCTAAGGTTGAAGTCAAATATACTAAG ttgttcATCAACAATGAGTGGGTCGACGCGGTCAGCAAGAAGACCTTCCCGACTATCAACCCTCAAGACGAAAGCGTTATCGTACAGGTCGCTGAGGGTGATAAG gCTGATATCGATTTGGCTGTAGCTGCCGCCAAGAAAGCATTTCACCGTTACTCAGAATGGCGTGTCATGGATGCTTCCCAAAGAGGTCGCCTTCTTCTGAAGCTGGCTGACTTGATGGAAAGAGACGCCAAATACTTGGGCGAGTTGGAGACCCTTGACAACGGCAAGCCTGTGAAGCAAGCTGAAGGCGAAGTTCTGTGGTCTGCTGGCATCATCAGATACTACGCCGGCAAAGCCGACAAGATTTTGGGCAACACCATCCCTGCTG ATGGTGAAGTGCTAACCTTCACTATGAGGGAGCCGGTCGGTGTATGCGGACAGATTCTGCCATGGAACTACCCCATCCCCATGTTCGTGTGGAAGATTGGGCCGGCTCTAGCGGCTG GTTGCACAGTTGTACTTAAGCCCGCTGAGCAGACCCCGCTCACAGCTCTGGCCATGGCTGCCTTACTTAAAGAAGCTGGTATACCAGCTGGAGTAGTCAACGTGGTCCCTGGATACGGTCCGACCGCAGGAGCCGCCCTCACTCACCACCCCGACGTCGATAAAGTTGCCTTCACTGGATCCACTGAA GTGGGTCGCATCATAATGCAAGCCGCGTCTGCAGTCAATCTGAAACGTGTCACACTTGAGCTCGGAGGCAAGAGCCCTCTAGTCGTGTTTAATGATGCTGACG TTGAGAAGGCTGCACAAATCGCTCACAACGCTGCCTTCGCTAATGCCGGTCAATGCTGCGTTGCCGGCACCAGGACCTACGTACAATCTGGCATTTATGACAAATTCATCCAGAAAGCCGCCGAGATCGCAAAGAAAAGGAAAGTCGGAAACCCTTACACCGATGTGGAGCAAGGACCTCAG ATCGACGACGAAATGTTCAACAAAGTAATGGGCTACATCGATGCTGGTAAGAAGGGCGGAGCTCGTTGCATCGCCGGAGGTGAACGCGAAGGCAAAGTGGGCTACTTCATCCAACCCACTGTCTTCGCAGATGTCAAAGATGACATGAAAATCGCACGAGAAGAG ATCTTCGGCCCAGTCCAGAGCATTCTCAAGTTTGAGACATTTGAGGAAGTAGTAGACCGCGCCAACAACTCCAACTACGGCTTGGGTGCTGGTGTCATCACCAACGATATCAACACTGCTCTTGCCTTCATCAAACACGTTCGTGCTGGCTCCATGTG GGTGAACACGTACGAGCATGTGGCACCCCAGACGCCTTTCGGTGGATTCAGAGATTCCGGCATTGGACGCGAACT GGGTGAAGATGGCATTCAGCAATACTTGGAGACCAAGACAGTGTCTTTCAGCCTTCCCAAGAAACCCTTGATTTAG